DNA from Candidatus Lokiarchaeota archaeon:
TTCTGGCTGCCTATAATAATGATACGAGAAGCTATGCTATTTCCCGTAAGGAAGAGCGGGAGCGCGTAGCCCGATCTGCTCGGTAATGTCTCGTTCCTTTCGGTTTACGACACTAGGCTAAAGCAAATGCTCTTTAACTAGCGGTCTTTGTTTCTGCAAATGAGAGTGGAGACATGGATCAACATACGAAATCGTGGTTAGCCATCCTGTTCACTACTCTCGCTTGGGGCTCGTCTATCGTATTTGCCAAGTTCGTCTATACCGAACTAACACCCATGGTATTCCTGGCGTTGCGTTATACCATTGCATGTCCGCCGCTTTATTTGCTGGGAAGACTTCTAGCTCAGACCAAGCCCGATGAGTACATAATCCGAGAGAATTGGAGAATTCTTCTTGCGGCAGGCATAAGCGGCCCTTTCGTTTCACAGGCACTTCAATACATAGGATTGGGCTATACTACGGCCAGTGACACTGTACTTCTAATCAATTTCGCCCCGTTATCATCAGCAGTCCTAGCAGTCCCCCTTCTTAACGAATCGATGGGCCGATGGAAAATCACAGGCATGATCCTTGCAATTGTTGGTGCATCCTTTATTGTCCTAGGAGGGGCTTCAGTTGAATCAGCAATATTGCCGAATCGTGTACTTGGAGATTTGCTCGTTCTTGGTTCTACATTTTTCTTCGCCCTCAATGGTATTTTTGGAAAAATGGCGGTTAAGACCCTTCATTCTCTGCATTTCACATTTGTTAGCATTTTATTCTCGATTCCTTTTCTCTGGCTATCCGCAATAATCACAGAAGACCTTGCTATTCTGCTTACTGTGTCATTAGGAAACTGGCTTCTTATGCTCTGGATAGGCATTGTGAACACTGCCGTTAGCTTCGCCCTCTACTATGAAGCTCACAGACATATAGACGCCTCCACCATCCAAATTGGGTTAAATATGGTTGCAGTATGGGGTGTCCTTCTGTCCGTCCTTCTGCTTGCTGAATCCGTAACATTGCTTACACTTTTCGGTGGCGCACTTACTGTTGTGGGTGTCATACTAGCACAGGCTTTCACCAAAAGAAATAGGACTGCTTCCGAAAAGACCCCATAATCCTCTCTCCTTGCTCAATACCATCCGGTATTCTAGACCCTATACTCCTCCTGTAGGATTATTTCGGGTATCTTTGGAAGTATCGGAGGCCATAACACTTAGTAACTGACCTTTAATTTCCTCAATAAAGCTTCGCCGTACTCTCTTGGGATGAATCGCAATTATTAAAAGGTGAGCACGGCAGGACTCAAAAAGCCAGTCCTTCCATGAGGAAGGGCTACCAAACAAGAATAATAGGAGAGATTATGCCTTGCCTAAGAAAAGTGAGCATCTCAATATGGTTGTTATCGGGCACGTAGACCACGGCAAATCAACCATGGTTGGGAGGCTATTATATGAAACAGGCGCTGTTGATGAGCGTACATTCCAGGCGCACAAGAAAGAAGCGGAGGAACTTGGGCGGCCTAGCTGGGCATGGGCCTTTGCGCTGGACCGCCTGAAAGAAGAGCGCGAACGTGGTTTAACCATCGATATCGCTTTCTTCAAGTTCGAGACTCCGGGAGGACTATACTACACGATTATTGATGCTCCTGGTCACAAGGACTTCATCAAGAACATGATTACTGGTGCATCACAAGCAGACCTCGCTCTACTCGTTGTGTCTGCGAAACGTGGTGAGTTCGAAGCCGGTATTGGTCCAGGTGGACAGACCAAAGAGCATGCCTACCTTGCAATGACATTGGGTGTGCCTAACATCATCGTATGTGTTAACAAAATGGATGATGAGACTGTCGACTATAGTGAGGACCGGTTCAATGAGGTTAAAGAAGAAGTGGGTGGCTTCCTGAAAGGCATCGGATACAAGCCTGAGGATGTTGAATTCATTCCTACTTCCGCTTTGTCAGCATGTAACCTCAAGGAGAACACACCCGACCTTACACCTTGGTATGACGGACCGTCTTTGCTTGAGGCACTTGATCAAGTACAGTTACCTGAGAAACCAATCGAGTTGCCCCTCCGAGTACCTATCAACGATGTGTACTCAATCAAGGGTGTCGGTACTGTACCAGTAGGACGTGTCGAGACTGGAGTCATGAAACCTGGTGACAAAGTCACATTCATGCCGCCGAACAAGACCGGTGAAGTCAAATCGATTGAAATGCATCATGAGATGCTAGATGAAGCAGAACCAGGTGACAATGTTGGTTTC
Protein-coding regions in this window:
- a CDS encoding EamA family transporter — protein: MDQHTKSWLAILFTTLAWGSSIVFAKFVYTELTPMVFLALRYTIACPPLYLLGRLLAQTKPDEYIIRENWRILLAAGISGPFVSQALQYIGLGYTTASDTVLLINFAPLSSAVLAVPLLNESMGRWKITGMILAIVGASFIVLGGASVESAILPNRVLGDLLVLGSTFFFALNGIFGKMAVKTLHSLHFTFVSILFSIPFLWLSAIITEDLAILLTVSLGNWLLMLWIGIVNTAVSFALYYEAHRHIDASTIQIGLNMVAVWGVLLSVLLLAESVTLLTLFGGALTVVGVILAQAFTKRNRTASEKTP
- the tuf gene encoding elongation factor 1-alpha → MVVIGHVDHGKSTMVGRLLYETGAVDERTFQAHKKEAEELGRPSWAWAFALDRLKEERERGLTIDIAFFKFETPGGLYYTIIDAPGHKDFIKNMITGASQADLALLVVSAKRGEFEAGIGPGGQTKEHAYLAMTLGVPNIIVCVNKMDDETVDYSEDRFNEVKEEVGGFLKGIGYKPEDVEFIPTSALSACNLKENTPDLTPWYDGPSLLEALDQVQLPEKPIELPLRVPINDVYSIKGVGTVPVGRVETGVMKPGDKVTFMPPNKTGEVKSIEMHHEMLDEAEPGDNVGF